One part of the Sphingobacterium sp. LZ7M1 genome encodes these proteins:
- the secE gene encoding preprotein translocase subunit SecE — MAKVLDFIKDSYTEVTEKVTWPTWAQLQSHAVIVLVASVIIALVIFIMDKASSNVMELLYNTAS, encoded by the coding sequence ATGGCAAAAGTACTTGATTTTATTAAGGACTCTTATACAGAGGTTACTGAGAAAGTGACTTGGCCTACATGGGCGCAACTACAAAGTCATGCGGTTATTGTACTTGTTGCATCTGTTATTATTGCGTTGGTAATTTTCATAATGGATAAAGCATCAAGCAATGTAATGGAACTGCTGTACAATACAGCGTCTTAA
- the nusG gene encoding transcription termination/antitermination protein NusG, with amino-acid sequence MADQSLKWYVVRAVSGKEKKVKQYLEAEINRLGIQHLVTQVLIPMEKYYQMRDGKKVAKERNYYPGYVLIEAALDGEIEHAIKNVNSVIGFLGDKAGNAIPLRPAEVNRILGKVDEMAEQGESISVPYYVGETVKVNDGPFNGFTGEIEEVHEDKKKLTVMVKVFGRKTPLELNYMQVEKE; translated from the coding sequence ATGGCAGATCAAAGTTTAAAGTGGTACGTTGTGCGTGCTGTTAGCGGAAAAGAGAAAAAGGTTAAGCAATACCTTGAAGCTGAAATTAACCGCTTAGGCATACAACATTTGGTGACCCAAGTATTAATCCCGATGGAGAAATACTACCAAATGCGCGATGGCAAGAAAGTTGCCAAAGAACGTAACTACTACCCTGGGTATGTTTTGATCGAAGCGGCTTTGGACGGTGAGATCGAACACGCAATCAAAAACGTAAATAGTGTAATTGGATTCTTAGGTGATAAAGCAGGTAATGCAATCCCGCTTCGTCCAGCTGAAGTTAACCGTATTTTAGGTAAGGTTGACGAAATGGCTGAACAAGGTGAATCAATCAGCGTTCCTTATTACGTTGGTGAGACCGTAAAAGTAAACGACGGTCCTTTCAACGGATTTACAGGTGAAATCGAAGAGGTGCACGAAGACAAGAAGAAATTAACCGTAATGGTAAAAGTATTCGGTCGTAAAACTCCACTCGAGCTGAACTATATGCAGGTTGAAAAAGAGTAA
- a CDS encoding DUF5009 domain-containing protein: MMSKSPSIPSFPAEPKKLRVRAIDIMRGLTLFLMLFVNDLFMPGVPKWLLHTEAEVDGMGLADWVFPGFLFMVGMAIPYAVAARRKIGEPTWQIWFHIISRSISLIIIGLLVVNSSSLNPQMTGMNKLLWLGLVYICIFLIWNNYPKDRNKNLFVGLKLLGIVGLLGLAYVFRAGTPESPAWFEKSWWGILGQIGWGYLVAGSVYLLLRDKLWAAFLAIVFFLFLNVASLSGWIPQMFSFQEFFDVVLHGNVPMIVLSGMAATLIVKKYAVDWKKLAINLAMYGLISLIAGLIFHQWFIVSKIQATPSWGLLCNGISILLFVLVYYFIDVRGNSRYSRLFELAGQNSLTTYLAPDLIYFLVWGFGIPLFFYKQADHMWLAVLGSLLWAYAMLWFGILLNRFGIKLKL, from the coding sequence ATGATGTCGAAGTCACCATCTATTCCTTCTTTCCCTGCGGAGCCTAAGAAATTGCGCGTCCGTGCTATTGATATCATGCGCGGCCTGACCCTTTTTCTGATGTTGTTTGTCAATGATCTTTTTATGCCGGGGGTGCCGAAATGGCTTTTGCATACGGAAGCGGAAGTCGATGGCATGGGACTGGCTGATTGGGTATTCCCAGGTTTTCTATTTATGGTGGGTATGGCTATTCCCTATGCCGTTGCAGCAAGGCGGAAAATTGGAGAGCCTACTTGGCAGATATGGTTCCATATCATCAGTAGGTCGATTAGCCTAATCATCATTGGTCTGTTGGTGGTTAATTCCAGCAGCTTGAACCCGCAAATGACCGGTATGAACAAGCTGTTATGGCTTGGGCTGGTCTATATCTGTATCTTTTTGATCTGGAACAACTATCCGAAGGATAGAAATAAGAACCTATTTGTCGGGCTGAAATTGTTGGGGATTGTAGGGCTACTTGGTTTGGCCTATGTATTCCGGGCTGGAACTCCTGAATCTCCAGCTTGGTTTGAGAAGAGTTGGTGGGGCATTTTGGGACAGATCGGATGGGGTTATCTGGTAGCAGGTTCGGTCTATCTCCTCCTTAGGGATAAACTATGGGCAGCATTTTTGGCCATTGTCTTTTTCCTTTTCCTGAATGTAGCCTCCTTGAGCGGTTGGATTCCGCAAATGTTCTCTTTCCAGGAGTTCTTTGACGTTGTCCTGCATGGCAATGTGCCGATGATTGTCCTTTCCGGAATGGCAGCAACCTTGATTGTTAAAAAATATGCTGTGGATTGGAAGAAACTGGCCATTAATTTAGCTATGTACGGCCTTATTAGCTTGATTGCTGGCTTGATATTCCACCAATGGTTCATCGTTTCCAAGATTCAAGCGACTCCTTCCTGGGGCCTGCTTTGCAATGGCATCAGTATCCTGCTATTTGTTTTGGTCTATTATTTTATTGATGTAAGGGGCAATAGTCGCTATAGTCGACTTTTTGAATTGGCAGGGCAAAATTCACTAACTACCTATTTGGCTCCAGACCTGATCTATTTCTTGGTTTGGGGATTCGGAATTCCCTTGTTTTTCTATAAACAAGCTGATCACATGTGGTTAGCTGTATTAGGCTCCTTATTATGGGCTTATGCCATGCTTTGGTTTGGTATCTTATTGAACCGTTTTGGAATAAAACTTAAACTATAA
- a CDS encoding glycoside hydrolase family 18 protein has product MNYAFGHVNETFNGVKVDNPTRLKEIVTLKKKHPDLKILLSIGGWTSGRFSEMAADKNNRSGFAKDCQKIVKEFDLDGIDIDWEYPTSDEAGISSSPDDTKNFTLLMNDIRKAIGPKKLLTLATIADGKYIDFRAIDKDIDFVNIMMYDVSKPPLQHNSLYKSDLAGRITLVEALQAHIDAGVPKNKLVMGIPFYGRGDKVQVNDFVMFRNIPKLTQFEERWDDQSKVPYLVDSTGKLVLTFENEKSIREKAAYIKSQGILGAMYWEFKGDDDQLTLSRALYEGLK; this is encoded by the coding sequence ATCAATTATGCCTTTGGCCATGTAAACGAGACCTTCAATGGTGTAAAAGTGGACAATCCAACTAGACTGAAGGAGATCGTGACCTTAAAGAAGAAGCATCCGGACCTGAAGATCCTGTTGTCGATCGGTGGCTGGACCTCGGGACGTTTCAGTGAAATGGCAGCAGACAAGAACAATAGATCGGGCTTTGCGAAAGATTGCCAAAAGATCGTAAAGGAATTTGATCTGGATGGGATCGATATCGATTGGGAATATCCGACCAGTGATGAAGCCGGGATCTCATCTTCCCCAGACGACACCAAGAACTTTACGTTGTTGATGAATGATATCCGCAAGGCTATCGGACCGAAAAAACTATTGACCTTGGCGACGATTGCAGATGGAAAGTATATTGATTTTAGAGCCATCGATAAGGATATTGATTTTGTAAATATCATGATGTATGATGTCTCTAAACCTCCTTTGCAGCATAACAGTTTGTATAAATCGGATCTGGCAGGTCGTATTACCTTAGTTGAAGCCCTGCAGGCCCATATTGATGCCGGCGTTCCAAAAAACAAATTGGTGATGGGTATTCCATTCTATGGAAGGGGAGATAAAGTACAGGTCAATGATTTTGTGATGTTCCGCAACATACCGAAGTTGACCCAGTTTGAAGAGAGGTGGGATGATCAATCGAAAGTACCTTATCTAGTGGACAGCACCGGAAAGTTGGTCCTGACCTTTGAAAATGAGAAATCCATCAGGGAAAAAGCTGCATATATAAAATCCCAAGGTATCCTTGGAGCCATGTATTGGGAATTTAAGGGTGATGATGATCAGTTGACCTTGAGCAGGGCGCTGTATGAAGGCCTGAAATAG